One Pseudopipra pipra isolate bDixPip1 chromosome 26, bDixPip1.hap1, whole genome shotgun sequence DNA window includes the following coding sequences:
- the LOC135402779 gene encoding keratin, type I cytoskeletal 10-like — protein MSCAVRQVVTTCAQGRGSTGSNAAGTGRRVSSASSGRHAAYDLGAVGGSFSGSSLSEGFLGKQLSTGSAAGGSFGATQRACSALGFSGGGICTRGGGGFPRAGAGCGDGILFANNEKATMQNLNDRLASYLDKVRLLEGDNADLECKIREWYAKVGPSCEPRDYSCYHKEIEDLQNQVNPCSSRKFNISLGFAFPSAEPCQRAEAMALEGQVQ, from the coding sequence ATGAGCTGTGCTGTCAGGCAGGTCGTCACCacctgtgcccagggcaggggcagcacgGGCAGCAATGCAGCTGGCACGGGGAGGAGGGTCTCCTCCGCCTCCTCGGGGAGACACGCTGCCTACGACCTGGGTGCTGTGGGGGGCAGTTTTTCCGGCAGCAGTTTGAGCGAGGGATTTCTCGGGAAGCAGCTGAGCACCGGCAGCGCGGCCGGCGGGAGCTTCGGAGCCACCCAGAGGGCTTGTTCTGCCCTGGGCTTCAGCGGTGGAGGCATCTGCACTCGAGGGGGTgggggcttccccagggccgGCGCTGGCTGTGGGGATGGGATCCTGTTCGCCAACAACGAGAAGGCCACGATGCAGAACCTCAACGACCGCCTGGCCTCGTACCTGGACAAGGTGCGGCTCCTGGAGGGGGACAACGCTGACCTGGAGTGCAAGATCAGGGAGTGGTACGCCAAGGTGGGGCCCAGCTGCGAGCCACGGGACTACAGCTGCTACCACAAGGAAATTGAAGACCTTCAGAACCAGGTAAATCCTTGTTCGTCAAGAAAGTTTAATATTTCCTTGGGCTTTGCTTTCCCAAGTGCAGAGCCCTGTCAGAGGGCAGAGGCAATGGCTCTGGAGGGGCAGGTGCAGTGA
- the LOC135402768 gene encoding keratin, type I cytoskeletal 13-like, producing the protein METNKILLNIDNNRMTADDFRVKYETECGLRQNVDADICNLRPVLDQLASCKTDLQLQCEALTEEMCCLKTNHEEEMSCLRKQATGDVSVEVNACPGPDLRKILEDLRCQYETLMERNRKETEQWYACKMEEVNLEVVTSSQEIESSNKQVTELRRQLQALEINVQAQLTMKENLESSLTETECRYNKYLAELQTQISCVEQRLAEIRAEMECQNQEYKTLLDVKCRLEQEIQTYHCLLEGGQHDIIGPAGRGVAATSAGRSGGLKATLCQPCLP; encoded by the exons ATGGAGACTAACAAAATCCTTCTGAACATCGATAACAACAGGATGACTGCTGATGACTTCAGAGTGAA GTACGAGACCGAGTGTGGTCTCCGGCAGAACGTGGATGCCGACATCTGCAACCTGCGGCCCGTCCTGGACCAGCTGGCCAGCTGCAAGACCGACCTGCAGCTGCAGTGCGAGGCTCTCACGGAGGAGATGTGCTGCCTCAAGACCAACCACGAGGAG GAAATGAGCTGTCTGAGGAAGCAGGCAACTGGGGATGTGAGCGTGGAGGTCAATGCCTGCCCTGGCCCAGACCTGAGGAAGATCCTGGAGGATCTGCGGTGCCAGTACGAGACGCTGATGGAGCGCAACCGCAAGGAGACGGAGCAGTGGTATGCCTGCAAG ATGGAGGAGGTGAATCTGGAGGTCGTCACAAGCAGCCAGGAGATCGAGTCAAGCAACAAGCAGGTCACTGAGCTGAGGCGGCAGCTGCAGGCCCTGGAAATCAATGTGCAAGCCCAGCTCACCATG aaagaaaacctggaatcCTCTCTGACGGAGACCGAGTGTCGCTACAACAAATacctggctgagctgcagacCCAGATCTCCTGCGTGGAGCAGCGGCTGGCTGAGATCCGAGCGGAAATGGAGTGCCAGAACCAGGAATACAAGACCCTCCTGGACGTCAAGTGCCGCCTGGAGCAGGAGATCCAGACCTACCACTGCCTGCTGGAGGGCGGCCAGCACGACATCAT AGGGCCAGCAGGAAGAGGAGTCGCTGCCACATcagctgggaggagcggggggcTGAAAGCCactctgtgccagccctgcctgccctga